Below is a window of Marispirochaeta aestuarii DNA.
AATTTATCATAAAAAGGCCCTCTTTTTCATTTTATTTGTGAGAAATGCGGGTTAGGTACCATGTATTTGGTCGTTCCCAAGCTCCGCAAAGGCGGGTATATACCCTTCTTTGTTACCGAGAAGAAACGGTCCGAACAGGCTCTCTTACAGGTTGTTCAAGAAGCATTCATTAACGGTGTATCTACCAGGAAAATAGATCGCCTGGCGAAGCAGTTAGGAATTGAGAACATCTCAGCCAGCCAAGTCTCAGAGATCAATAAAGGGCTCGATGCACAGGTTGAACAGTTCCGAAATCGTCCCTTGGAAGCAGAATATCCAGTCATATGGGTGGATGCTTTGTACGAGAAGATCCGTGTTGATCGTCGAGTCGTAAACTCCGCTGTAATGGTCGTCTGCGGCCTCTCACGGACCGGAGAGCGCGAAATATTGGCTATCGAGGCCATGGATGCGGAGAACGAAGATAACTACCGCCAGCTGTTCATGAAGCTCAAGGAACGCGGCCTCAAGAATGTGTGGCTTGCTGTTTCTGACGCTCACCAAGGATTAAAGAATGCCATTCGGAAAGAGTTCATTGGCAGCAGCTGGCAACGATGCAAGGTTCACTTCATGAGGGACATCCTCGCCAAGGTTCGAGGAAAAAACAAGTAGTATGTTGCCAGTAAAATAAAGCATATTTGGCTGCAACCAACGCTTGTAGATGCGCGAAAATATGCCAAGGATCTCATGGTAGAACTTGCTGGTAAGCACCCTGAAGCGATGGATATTCTGGATGAGGGCTTAGAGGATTCTCTGCAGTTCTTTGGCTTTGAGAAGATAGATCATCGTAAAGTTGCATCTACTAATATGCTTGAACGCCTGAATAACGAAATCAGGAGGCGATCACGGGTTGTTGGGATCTTTCCCTCGGCTGAGTCGTACATTCGACTAGTGACCTGTTACCTGATTGAATACACCGAAGACTGGACAACAAGCAGATCCTACATTAAAAAGGAAGTACTGGATGAGCAGAGAGAGCTCATCCTAGACAAGGCCGCGTAATCCACTTCGGGGGAAGGCTCCTAGGTGAAATTGCGAACTTAATTGGACACTAGCTTTTGACGCAGGCTTTCAAAAAGACTGACAATATTGTTTACACAGTCTTCCTGATATGCTTGTATTTCGTATTGAAACTGCTTGGTTTCGGTTCTTGTCATAAATATCTACATTCCCTTTGTCTTGTACGAGTCATGGACGCCGAGCATCCAAGACGGGCAAGTTTTTTCTTCTTTTTCTTCGCACATGTATTTTACCAAAATAAATCTAGCCTCCCAAGCATTTCGCACAACGTCCCGGGAATATACGACGTTCGGCGTAAGCCGAATGTGGCGTAGCCCGGAACGAAGTGGAGCGTATATTCCCTGTTATACGACCGCGACAGCGGCAAGCACCTTCAGGTGCGTAGCGTATTTTTTGGGGCATAATACTACTGGAATTTTCCATATGCATTCTTCCAGTTATCTGCTATTTCAAAAAACTTCTCATATCCATTTTTTTTAATGTAATAAACAGCCTCTTTATATTTCCTGTATTTATAACCGTTTTTTGAGTACCACTCACCAATAATATTGCAAGACTCTAACTCAGAACAATCTGCACAGGTGTCTTTTCCTTTATCTCTAAAACAACATAATTTAATTTTACATTTTGCCTTGTTTATATCTCGTTCACCTGTATCAAAACCAATTTTGCAACCTTTACAAACTCCTTCTAAAAAAGGTTTACATGTCTTGCAATATGCACCGCAGCATCCAGCATAACGATTTGGATTCATTCTACCCCCCTACTTTATTCTTTATGCCCCAAGAAATATGTCGTATAACTCCCCTTACCCGCATTATACAATAAGTTTCCCTTTCTCAGAAGCGAAACCCGTATTGCCTCGGTTATAATGGCTATGAACAGTACATTTTGTGACTCTTTGTTACAGAAGCTGAGGGAACACCTGCTTATGCGCAATTACTCTCCCCGCACGATCAAGGCGTATACCCGCTATTGCTCCGAATTCTGCACTTTCTGCCTGGATAATCCGTCCCTTGCGCGGGAGCAGAAGATTATCCGTTTTCTGAATACATACCCGGATCCCGCAACAAAAGCTGTTGCACGTTCAGCCCTAAAGTACCTGTATGCTAACATCCTTAAACTTCCGGCACCTGTTCTGCTGACAAGAACCCGAAAAACCCGGAAACTACCGACTGTTTTAACCCGGGACCAGGTAGCAATGATTTTAAATACAATTCAAAACCCGAAACACCGTGCCATGATCGCCATGATGTACGGGTCGGGACTGCGAGTCAGCGAGGTTGTCAAACTTAAAGTAGGAGATGTCAATCTGGCAAGAAACCGCATTCACGTACGTCAATCAAAAAACCTGAAAGACCGAATTACGGTTTTATCACCCTTATTGACGGATTATCTCAAGCTGATTACAAAAAACCGGCAGCCAAAAGAGTTTCTCTTTCAGACCCAATGCAGTAACAGATATTCCGTAAGGACGCTCCAGACAATTTTCAAGCGGGCGCTTTCCAAATCCGGAATTTCCCTTGCGGCGTCCTGCCACAGCCTGCGACACTCCTTCGCCACAAGCCTGTTGGAAAGCGGTGTAGATATCCGCATTATCCAGGCTCAGCTGGGGCACTCAAACATCAAGACGACAATGCTATATACACAGATTACCAGTGTAATAGAGGAATCCCTGTATTCGCCGCTTTAACGCATTGCGCAAAAGCTCCTTCTCCTGAATACTTTCTGAATTTCGCATAAGTGTCTGCAATCCGGCATAATCATCTCAAGCTGTTTTATAGAAATGTTGAGCAAAATATGCCTATAATCCGAATATCATGGAAAAAGAAATACTCATCGTTAAAAACATAAGCCGCGAAGGTCCGGGTCTCCTGGAAGAGGTAATAAAAGAATGCGGCATTGCATACACGATTATCGACCTCGATCAGGGGCAAAATTTCCCTCCCGTTGAAAATTTCGGAGCAGTGGTTGTTCTCGGCGGTCCCGACAGTGCCAACGATACAAGTGAAAAGATGAAAAGCGAATTAGCCCGTATCCGCGAAGCGATTGAATCGAATATTCCATATCTCGGCATTTGTCTCGGCCTTCAGACTCTTGTCAAGGCAGCCGGCGGCACTATCATAATAAGTCCAACCAGGGAAGTAGGTTTCATTGATCCTGAAGGTAGAAATTTCACGACTGAACTTACTGCCGAGGGTAAAAGGGATCCGCTGTTTGATGGCCTCGACCATTCATTCAAGGTTTTCCATCTTCACGGTGAAACCGTCGAACTCACAAACGACATGACACTGCTGTCGGTTGGTAAATTCTGCCGTAACCAGGTCGTAAAGGTTGGCAAAAATGCCTATGGTATGCAATGCCACTTCGAACTCACGCCGGAAATGATCGAGACCTGGATTAACGAGGACCCGGATCTTCTTTTACTCGACAAAAAGCAGCTTAAAGAGAACTTTGCGGCAATCCAGGATGACTACAGACGAACAGGACAGACGCTGTTTAATAACTTTTTACAGATAGCAGAGTTTTGAGATCTACGCTTTCAGTCGCATCGCACCCTCGCCGCATTAACGCATTGCGCATAAGCTTCTTTGCCGGATAGTTTTCCGAATTTTGCATAAGCACCAGCTTTCTATATGCATTCAAAGACATTTTCGTAGCGCTTCAGGGGAAAACACTGTTTCTGACAGTATTTTTCCGTTAAACTCCACGGTGTATGACCGGATACATCTGGCAGGTGGAAAAAACGCAGAATCCCCGCTTTCCCTACCGGATTTCGATCCTTGAAGATGCACGCACTGTCCTCGCCCTGCGCGTTCAGGACAAGTGGCCGGGACAGAAGGGAAACATCTTCTGTATCCGGGAATACGGTGCACCCGACGACGGCGAGAATCTGGAACAGATCGAATCGGTCCCCATAGCCTTTCTGCGCAGGCAGGGAAAGCGGGTGGAGATTGTCCTCGACCGCCACAACCGCAAGCGCTGCGATTTTCTGTTCCTTAAAAAAGTATCCCCCTCCGGGGAAGCCCAGGAGCAGATCTTTTTCCGGACCCAGACGGGCCTGCGTTCCCACCGCAGTAAGGGCAGCCCTCTTTTGTACGGTTCGGAAAAACTCGAGATTGTTATCGACAGTTCAGAGCGCTATCCCTGGCGCTTTCCGTCTGCAAACCTTGGCCGAAGCAGGCTTCCCGCAGGGGATTACGCCCTGGTGTGGGAAAACCGCTATATCGCTGTGGTCGAACGCAAGACCTTCGAGAATCTGCTTCACGACCTTTACGAAATCAGGATACTCCACCAGAAGCTGTCGGAGCTCTCATCCTTTCCCAATCCTGCGGTTGTAATTGAGGCCCAGTATGGGGATTATTCCGATACGGCCAGAATTGGAGACAGCTTATCAGCTCCCCACATTAACCGGCTGATCGGGGAGATTTCCGCCCTGCACCCGGGGGTTCAGCTTATTTTCGCCGGCAACCGCAAGCTCGCGAATGCCTGGACAAGCCGCTTTTTCGCAGCGGTCCGCAGACGCATAGCCGATTCCGGGCAGAACTCTGACGAAGCGGCGCAACGTCCGCCCACCTTTCTCAGTACTCCGGTCAGGCAGGACCTGGAAATTCGGAAAAAAATCCTGGAAGAGTACGCTCTGCGACCGGATGGTTTCAGCATGAAGGAACTCAAGGCAGATCTGGGTACTGCAGACACCGCACCCTTACGCAGAATAATCCAACAGCTTAAACGGGAAGAAAAAATACACTCCAGCGGAAAGGCAAGCGCCACCCGATGGCATATCTTATAGGCGAGGGGATCAGTCGGACTGCAGATTGGCCCTTAAACACCTGAATTTACCTTGTTCCGACCTTCATGTTTTGCCCTGTACATTGCCTGATCCGCCCGGGAAAGGGCCGTGGTAAAATCTTCGTTGTCCCGCATCTCAACCACCCCGATTGTAACGGTGACAGAGCTTTCCTGCTCAATCCTGGCCCTGATTCTCTCGCTTATATCCAGAGCCCTCTGCATACCTGTGTGGACGACAAGAACAAACTCATCGCCGCCCCAGCGTACAATAAAGTCTTCATCCCGGATCTGGTTCTTGGCGAGACGGGAGACTTCCTTCAAAATAAAGTCTCCAGCCAGGTGGCCAAGATTGTCGTTCACCTCTTTAAAATGGTCGATATCCAGAGTCATCAGTGATATTTGACGCTGGTTGCGGTTACTTCTGCCGAAATACTCCTCCAGAAAATGCCGGTTATAGCTTTCCGTCAGGGAATCGGTATAACCCTTGATCGATAATTTCCTGCCAGCCCGGGAAACCAGAATATGATTGAGTGCCACAAGCAGCAGAGAAAACACCATTCCCGCCGCAAAGGTTATAATACTCTGGCGCTGAAGGTCCTTATATGAATCTGTAATGTCGTGCTCGATAATAAGGTAGCGTTCTATTTCAGGGATAAAACGGATATACAGCATCAGGGTAGATCCACCCTTCTCGGCCAGATAATGGGACCCATCGCCAAGGCTTTCTGCGGGGCCGTCAAGATTATATTCATCAAAAAATGAGCGTCCCCGGTAATCAAGGGGAAGTCTCAGTTCCCCGTCCGGTTCAGCAAAAAGCATCCTGGTTTTTCTCTTTTCGCCTGCAATGTTCAGCGAAAAGCTGTCCAGGGAAATCCCGGTCCCGATAATTCCCGAAAGCTCCCCGGAGTCGCTTACAATCTTGCTGTCGAAAAAAAAGGAATAGAGTTCCACGGAGTTATCCGGATCATACAGACTGAATCGGTCCGTCTCAGGAGCGTCAAGAAAATCCTGCACCCAGCTGTCCCGGTCAGAGGAATAATCCAGCTCAAGGATGTGACCGAAGGAATCGTAATACGTATCCGTTTCAAGAAAAACCAGACCCACGTTCTTGGCCCCGAGTTCGATCCTTTTCCTCCGTACAAAATCAAGAATTCTGTCGGCATCCTCTCTGCCGTTCACACGGAACCGGGAAAGATCGACGGAATCGGCGATAAGGCGGTTTGCCAGGGAATATTTTTCTTTTACTCCATTAATTTTTCCCACAACAGTATCGGCACAGGCGGGCAGGACCGATCCGGTAAGGTTTGCACTGAATACCCTCCGGGACATTCTGAAGTGGACGTAATTAATTATAAAAAAACCGAAAAAAAAGATTATTGCCGAGAGTAAAATGATACGGTTTCGTTTATTTGCCTTTACATGCTGCATGTGTATTCAGGATCTCCGCCTCAGATTAGATCAGGACAGCAGCACCTCGTCATTCTCAAATTCCTTCTTCCTGATGGCATGAAACTTGTCCACAAGCTTTTCCACCGTCATATCCTGCTTTTCCCTGCCTTCGATGTCCAGGATTATTTCTCCTGCGTCCATCATCAGAAGCCGGTTTCCGTAGGCGATGGCGTTGGCCATGTTGTGGGTAATCATGATGGCGGTAAGCCTGTACTCTTCAATAAAGCGCTTGGTGAGTTCCAGGACCTTGGCGGCGTTCCTGGGGTCCAGGGCTGCAGTGTGTTCGTCCAGCAAAATCAGCGCCGGCCTTGACAGGACCATCATCAGCAGGGTAAGGGCCTGCCTCTGACCGCCGGAGAGCAGGTTTACGTTGTTCTTCAGCCGGGATTCAAGCCCCATATCCAGCACCTCGAGCTCCTTTCTGAACCTCTCCCTGAGCCGGCTGTTCAGGCTTATTCCGAGACCTTTGAAGCCCTTTTTGTGGCTGATGGTCATGTTGTCTTCCAGGCTCATGTTTCCCGCGGTTCCTAAAAGAGGATTCTGAAAAATGCGTCCGATATATTTGGCCCGTTTGTACTCGGGGGTTCTGGTAATATCCGCATCGTTGACGAAAATCTTCCCCTCCGTGGGAGCGTAGGTGCCGGCAATCAGATTGAAGAGAGTCGATTTACCCGCACCGTTGGAACCGATCACGGTAATAAAATCCCCTTCTTTTACATTGAGGTTCACATTATGAATCGCCCTGGTTTCGTTGACAGTCCCTTCGTTGAATACCTTGGATACCTGTTCAAGCCTGATCATACCGCTGCCTGCCTTGTTCGTTTTCCGGATCTTATCTTTGTCATGATCAGGGACAGAATTATCAGAAGGCCGGTTATCAGTTTAAGATCATTGGGGGTCATTTTGATGATGTAGCCGTAGTATCGCCCCAGAAACATGATTCCCTTGAACACCACCGAGCCGATTACCACCCGCAGCAGCAGGGGCCATATTTTATTCGAACGGATAAAAAACTCCCCGATCATCACCGAGGCAAGGCCTGTTACCACGATTCCCTGACCCAGGTTGGCGTCTGCAAATCCCTGGTACTGGGCAGCCAGGGCTCCGGCTATGCCCACAAGACCGTTGGAGAGGCCCACACCGATTATCTTCATAAGTTCCGGGTTCACTCCCTGGGAAATAACCATCTGCTGGTTGTTTCCCATGGCCCCCAGGGTAAGCCCCAGGTCGGTATGAAAAAAGAGGTCCAAGACAAGGATAATACCCCCCACAACGAACAGCAGAAAAAGGAGTACTCCGTATTCCGCAGGGATTCCAAGTCCCTCGCTCAAATCCTGGATAGCGCTGAAGGCGGTGGTCACCTGCAGAAGGGGCAGGTTGGCCCGGTTTCCCAGTACCCTGATATTCACGGAGTAGAGCATGGTCATGGTCAGGATTCCCGCCAGGAGATTCGGTACCTTCAGCTTGTTGTGGATAAGGGCGGTGACGATTCCCGCCAGGATTCCCCCCAGAAGGGCCAGCAGTATCGCGATCAGCACCGGTAGCCCGGCGGTAATGGCGGACGCCGCAATGGCCGCTCCAAAGGGAAAACTCCCGTCCACCGTCAGGTCCGGAAAATCAAGAATCCTGAAGGTAATAAATACCCCCAGGGCCAGTATGCCGTAAATCAATCCTTCGTGGAGAATACCTTCAATCACCTGTGTATGCCTTCCTGTTCAATCATCCAGAGTATCTTCGCTGCAGGATACAAAAGGTCCGCCGAAAGCGGACCTTTTAATTATATCAGAGTATCTTTGATTAAAAACCCTTTGAGGGGCTTAATTTTACCCCTGTTTCAGCGGCTTCGGGCTTCACCGTTTTCGATGATTACCGAGGCCCGGTCAATAATATCGGCAGGTACGGTAACGCCGATCTTCTTTGCCACATCCAGATTCAGGATCAGCTGATCCAGGTCTCCGGGATCCGACATGAACTGCGTGGGAATATTTGAAGGGTCTTCTCCCTCCAGAACTCTGGCTATCAGTCGGCCGGTTGCCCGTCCATGCCTGTAGTAATCGAATCCCAGGGCGGCGAAAACCTCATAATCAACTGCCGAAGTCGGGTCAGCTGACATAACGGGAATGTTCTTATCCAGAGCCGTCTGCACAACCGACTGCAGGGCGGAAAAGACGGTATTGTCGGTGCTCACATATATGGCATCGACCCGGTTCAGGATGGCCTGGGTCGCCTGCTTTACTTCCGAGGAGTTGGTCACCGTGGATTCCACAAACTCTATACCCATGTCGGCGCACACATCCCTGGCGATTCCCGCCAGCACAACGGCATTGGCTTCTCCGGTGGAGTAGACATGGCCGAGGCGCTCTACCTTCATAAGCCGGGTCAGCAGTTCGATCTGCTCCCGTACCGGAGTCATGTCGGAGTAGCCGGTAATGTTGTCTCCGCCCTCATTCAGGGAGGTAACCAGCCCGGCACCCACGGGATCTGTCACCGCCGAGTAGATTACCGGAAAATCGGTAATCGTCGATGCCAGGGCCTGGCTTGTGGGGGTCGCTATACCGACAGCGATATCCACTTTGTCGTTCTTGAACTTTATCGCGATTTGTTTTGCCGTGTTGGGGTCTCCATTGGCATTCTGCAGATCATAGCGGATGTCCGGGTAACCCAGCTCCGCCAGTTCGTCCTGAATTCCCTTCTCGATGGAATCCAGAGCCGGATGGCTGACAATCTTCGAGATTCCGATGCTGATAGCGCCGTCATCGGCCTGTTCGGCACTGCCTTCGGCGAACAGACAGACTGCCGTCAAAGCCGCAAGCAGAATGCAGGTAATCTTTTTCATAGTATTCTCCTGTTCCGGTTTTTCCTGTTCTAATGTTACTTTACATAGAAACACATTTACAATACGGCACAATCTGCCCTTCCGTCAAGTGCTTTCAGCTGGACTTTTCCCTTTTCCCGGGCTACTTTTCATATACCATGACAATTTCACCAAAAGAACGTTCATTAAACAGAAAAATTCTCAAGCGACTCAAAGCCTATCCCCACAGCCTGGCGGAAATTCTGCTGGAAGACCCGGAGGTCCGGGCCATGCAGGAGTACGCCAATACGGTATCGATAAAACGCCTCGGCTTCAACGATCACGGCCCGGTACACATGCGGGTAGTACTGATGAACGCCATTACCATGATGGAACTTCTGCGCGATGCGGGAATACCCACAAGTCTTGAGACCGAGGAGACCGGCGATTTTAACGACAGCCTGAGCGCCGTAATGCTGGCCTCCTTTCTGCACGACCTGGGCATGAGTATCGGCCGGCAGGACCACGAGCTGCACAGCACCTACCTGGCCTATCCCATAATCGACCGCCTCCTGAAGGAGGTCTACCCCGATGATCTGCAGAAGCGGGTGGCCCTCCGATCCCTGGCAATCGAGGGCATCGTCGGGCACATGGCCCACCACACCATCCATTCCCTGGAGGCGGGGGTCATCCTGGTTGCCGACGGCTGCGATATGGAGCGGGGCAGGGCAAGGATACCCATGTTTCTGAACACCTCCCCCAAGGTGGGGGATATTCACAAATACTCCGCCAATTCAATTGAAAAGGTGACCATCGAGGCCGGGAAGGAACTTCCCGTCAGGATTCAGGTGGACATGTCCACGGAGGTGGGATTCTTTCAGGTTGAGGAGGTGCTCCTGACCAAGATCGCCAGGAGCACCATGAAACCCTATATAGAACTCTTTGCCGGGGTAATCGGCGGAGAGCTTAAACGCTACCTTTAGAGCTCTTCATCGGGCAGTTCCACCCGGATGTGGAGCTCCTCCAGCTGTTTCTCCGAGACTTCCCGGGGGGAACCCATCATCGGTTCCTGGGCCTTCTGGTTCATCGGAAAAGCCACGATCTCCCGCAGGTTCTCAACATTCGCCAGCAGCATTATGATACGGTCCAGCCCGGGGGCGATTCCCCCGTGGGGGGGTGCACCGTAACGGAAGGCGTTGATCATCCCCGCAAACTGGGAGTCAACCTCTTCCCGGGTGTAGCCTCCGATCTCGAAGGCCCGGTACATCACTTCGGGCTGATGGTTCCTGATTGCTCCTGAAGAGAGCTCCTCTCCGTTGCAGACCAGGTCGTACTGGAAGGCCAGGACCTCCAGGGGATCCTTTTCGTTCAGCGCCTCGAGGCCTCCCTGGGGCATGGAAAAGGGATTGTGGCTGAACTCGATTTTCCCGGTGTGTTCGTCCCGCTCGTACATGGGGTAATCGACGATCCAGCAGAAGCGGAAGCTGTTCTTTTCAAGCAGGTCCAGGTCCCTGCCCAGTTTGTTGCGTACCTGTCCGGCGATGGCGGCGGCGCTTCTGCTCTGGTCGCAGACAAAGAAAACCACGTCCCCGTCGCTCACGTCGCAGGCATCGGCAATGGCCTTTATCCTCTCCTCGGAGAGAAACTTGGCGATGGGGCTCTTGACCTCACCGTCGGTCCAGGTAATATAGGCCAGTCCCTTGGAACCTACGGACTGGGCATACTCGATGAGTTTGTCAAAGAAGGAGCGGGGCTGCCCGGCAATACCCTTGACCGGCAGAGCCCGTACCACCGCACCGGAGGCGATAGCCCCGGCGAAAGCCTTGAAATCCGAGCCCTTGAAGGCTTCGGTCACATCCCGGATAACGATGGGGTTCCGCAGGTCCGGTTTGTCCGAACCGTACTTCAGCATTGCTTCGGCGTAGGGAATCCTCTCAAAAGGCGCGGACGAGATTTTCCAGTCCGAGAACTCGCTGAAAAGCCCGGTCATCAGCTCTTCGATTACGGCAAAGACCTCATCCTGTTCGACAAAGGACATCTCCATGTCGATCTGATAGAACTCTCCGGGGCTGCGATTGGCCCGGGCGTCCTCGTCGCGAAAGCAGGGGGCTATCTGAAAGTAGCGGTCAAAACCGGCCACCATCATAAGCTGCTTGTACTGCTGCGGCGCCTGGGGCAGGGCATAGAACTGACCGGGATGCAGCCGGGAAGGAACCAGGAAGTCCCGGGCGCCTTCGGGGCTGGAAGCGGTCAGAATCGGCGTCTGGAACTCGGTAAACCTGAGGGCCTCCATGCGGCGTCGTACCGAAGAGATAACCTTTGAACGCATCAGGATGTTCCTGTGGATAGTCTCCCGCCGCAGATCCAGGTAGCGGTAGGTCAGACGCAGCTCCTCGGGCTCCTTGTCTTCGGGGAAAACCTGGAAGGGCAGGGGACTGCACTTTCCCAGAATCTCGTAGTTCTTTATCTCTACCTCGATCTCTCCGGTCTCGATCTTCGGATTCACCGTTTCCGGGTCCCGGCGCTTGACCGTTCCCGTCACACGGATGCAGTTTTCCTTCTGCAGATGGGCGACTTCGTATTTGAAACCCGATTCGGGGTAGCTGACCAGCTGGGTAATCCCGTAATTGTCCCGCAGGTCGATAAAGAGGACTCCCCCATGGTCCCGATGGTTATTAATCCACCCGGAAAGGGTCACCTCCTGCCCGACATGGGACTCCCGTAATTCATTCAAGCGGTGAGTGCGGTACATACTCATGTTTTACCCCGTTGTAGTGTGAAAAAACTGGAAAAAGTTTCCTGATATTATCAGATTTAAAACTATCGTTGCAATAAAGCCTCAAGACCCTTTTTAAAGACCGAAGCGGTCGCGGATCAGGGCCTGCACCGCCTGGGGGTCCGCCTTGCCGCCTGAAGCACGCATGATCTGACCCACAAAAAAGCCGATGGGCTTCATGTCGCCGTTTTTCAGCTGCTCCACCGCCTGGGGGTTTTCCGCGGCAATTTTGTCCACAAGGGCCGCAAGCTCCTCGGAATTGTCCTCCTGCTCGAGGCCACGCTCGGCGACGATGCTCTCAGGGTCCCGGTCCTCTTCCAGCACCGCCTCCAGAACCTCCCGTGCCCCGTTGCGGTTGATCCGGTTCTCATCCACAAGGCGGATAAGCGTCGCAAGGCGTTCGGGACTCAGGCTGCTCGAGGCGATCTCCTCCTCCCGCCTCTTCAGGTATTTCTGCACGTCTCCGGTAATCCAGGCGGCGGCGTTCTGAGGCTCCGATCCCAGGGCGACAACGGCTTCAAAATAATCAGCCGTGCTTTTTTCCTCCGTCAGGAGTTCAGCCTGAACCGCCTTGAGCCCCAGTTCCTCGACAAAGCGGGTCCGCCGCGCCAGGGGCAGTTCAGTCATGGCCCCGTCCACCCGGGACAGAAAAGCCTCGTCCGGCCGGAAAGGGGGCAGGTCGGGTTCGGGAAAATAACGGTAATCGTGGGCGCTCTCCTTGGACCGCATGGATTCGGTCCTGGCCGACGCTTCGT
It encodes the following:
- a CDS encoding tyrosine-type recombinase/integrase; translation: MNSTFCDSLLQKLREHLLMRNYSPRTIKAYTRYCSEFCTFCLDNPSLAREQKIIRFLNTYPDPATKAVARSALKYLYANILKLPAPVLLTRTRKTRKLPTVLTRDQVAMILNTIQNPKHRAMIAMMYGSGLRVSEVVKLKVGDVNLARNRIHVRQSKNLKDRITVLSPLLTDYLKLITKNRQPKEFLFQTQCSNRYSVRTLQTIFKRALSKSGISLAASCHSLRHSFATSLLESGVDIRIIQAQLGHSNIKTTMLYTQITSVIEESLYSPL
- a CDS encoding type 1 glutamine amidotransferase, coding for MEKEILIVKNISREGPGLLEEVIKECGIAYTIIDLDQGQNFPPVENFGAVVVLGGPDSANDTSEKMKSELARIREAIESNIPYLGICLGLQTLVKAAGGTIIISPTREVGFIDPEGRNFTTELTAEGKRDPLFDGLDHSFKVFHLHGETVELTNDMTLLSVGKFCRNQVVKVGKNAYGMQCHFELTPEMIETWINEDPDLLLLDKKQLKENFAAIQDDYRRTGQTLFNNFLQIAEF
- a CDS encoding ERCC4 domain-containing protein: MTGYIWQVEKTQNPRFPYRISILEDARTVLALRVQDKWPGQKGNIFCIREYGAPDDGENLEQIESVPIAFLRRQGKRVEIVLDRHNRKRCDFLFLKKVSPSGEAQEQIFFRTQTGLRSHRSKGSPLLYGSEKLEIVIDSSERYPWRFPSANLGRSRLPAGDYALVWENRYIAVVERKTFENLLHDLYEIRILHQKLSELSSFPNPAVVIEAQYGDYSDTARIGDSLSAPHINRLIGEISALHPGVQLIFAGNRKLANAWTSRFFAAVRRRIADSGQNSDEAAQRPPTFLSTPVRQDLEIRKKILEEYALRPDGFSMKELKADLGTADTAPLRRIIQQLKREEKIHSSGKASATRWHIL
- a CDS encoding GGDEF domain-containing protein; this encodes MQHVKANKRNRIILLSAIIFFFGFFIINYVHFRMSRRVFSANLTGSVLPACADTVVGKINGVKEKYSLANRLIADSVDLSRFRVNGREDADRILDFVRRKRIELGAKNVGLVFLETDTYYDSFGHILELDYSSDRDSWVQDFLDAPETDRFSLYDPDNSVELYSFFFDSKIVSDSGELSGIIGTGISLDSFSLNIAGEKRKTRMLFAEPDGELRLPLDYRGRSFFDEYNLDGPAESLGDGSHYLAEKGGSTLMLYIRFIPEIERYLIIEHDITDSYKDLQRQSIITFAAGMVFSLLLVALNHILVSRAGRKLSIKGYTDSLTESYNRHFLEEYFGRSNRNQRQISLMTLDIDHFKEVNDNLGHLAGDFILKEVSRLAKNQIRDEDFIVRWGGDEFVLVVHTGMQRALDISERIRARIEQESSVTVTIGVVEMRDNEDFTTALSRADQAMYRAKHEGRNKVNSGV
- a CDS encoding ABC transporter ATP-binding protein codes for the protein MIRLEQVSKVFNEGTVNETRAIHNVNLNVKEGDFITVIGSNGAGKSTLFNLIAGTYAPTEGKIFVNDADITRTPEYKRAKYIGRIFQNPLLGTAGNMSLEDNMTISHKKGFKGLGISLNSRLRERFRKELEVLDMGLESRLKNNVNLLSGGQRQALTLLMMVLSRPALILLDEHTAALDPRNAAKVLELTKRFIEEYRLTAIMITHNMANAIAYGNRLLMMDAGEIILDIEGREKQDMTVEKLVDKFHAIRKKEFENDEVLLS
- a CDS encoding ABC transporter permease; the encoded protein is MIEGILHEGLIYGILALGVFITFRILDFPDLTVDGSFPFGAAIAASAITAGLPVLIAILLALLGGILAGIVTALIHNKLKVPNLLAGILTMTMLYSVNIRVLGNRANLPLLQVTTAFSAIQDLSEGLGIPAEYGVLLFLLFVVGGIILVLDLFFHTDLGLTLGAMGNNQQMVISQGVNPELMKIIGVGLSNGLVGIAGALAAQYQGFADANLGQGIVVTGLASVMIGEFFIRSNKIWPLLLRVVIGSVVFKGIMFLGRYYGYIIKMTPNDLKLITGLLIILSLIMTKIRSGKRTRQAAV
- a CDS encoding ABC transporter substrate-binding protein gives rise to the protein MKKITCILLAALTAVCLFAEGSAEQADDGAISIGISKIVSHPALDSIEKGIQDELAELGYPDIRYDLQNANGDPNTAKQIAIKFKNDKVDIAVGIATPTSQALASTITDFPVIYSAVTDPVGAGLVTSLNEGGDNITGYSDMTPVREQIELLTRLMKVERLGHVYSTGEANAVVLAGIARDVCADMGIEFVESTVTNSSEVKQATQAILNRVDAIYVSTDNTVFSALQSVVQTALDKNIPVMSADPTSAVDYEVFAALGFDYYRHGRATGRLIARVLEGEDPSNIPTQFMSDPGDLDQLILNLDVAKKIGVTVPADIIDRASVIIENGEARSR
- a CDS encoding phosphohydrolase; amino-acid sequence: MTISPKERSLNRKILKRLKAYPHSLAEILLEDPEVRAMQEYANTVSIKRLGFNDHGPVHMRVVLMNAITMMELLRDAGIPTSLETEETGDFNDSLSAVMLASFLHDLGMSIGRQDHELHSTYLAYPIIDRLLKEVYPDDLQKRVALRSLAIEGIVGHMAHHTIHSLEAGVILVADGCDMERGRARIPMFLNTSPKVGDIHKYSANSIEKVTIEAGKELPVRIQVDMSTEVGFFQVEEVLLTKIARSTMKPYIELFAGVIGGELKRYL